CAGAGGTCAGAGCTGTTGAGTATTGGGTATATTGGGTGTTGATTAGGTAGATTCATTCGTATGTTAAGACCACATTAGGAATGTCAAAGATGCTCAATaaacaagaaatgaaaatgCCTCATGCCTCTGTTTTCTGCCCGTGTCTTTTGGAAGTCCCAAAGGAAAAGAATGGGCTAAGTCACTGTGACTGATTCTGGAGTTCGTATAAAGGGACTGGTGGCGCACCACCCTCTATATCCAGGATCAGCAACCTCCTTTTGATTTGAGACAAAAGGACACCTATATGGGCATTGATTCCAATTCTAAAGGCATTCCTTTCGTCACTCGATTCCTCCTAAATTCGTTCTGTTTTTGAGTGGTAAGCAGATTCTTAGATTTATTCATGGTCCATCACCCACCCACCcatgatatttgattttttttttagtcctcgaaatattttcttatgaaaattacaaatttaaatgggttttttaaaaatatgttgtgAAAAACAAGTCACTTGTGGGGTTTGGAACATATGCTCGCTTTATAGCAGGAATAgctttctaaaataaatatctgtaaaattaaagaaattcatAATTAATTCTTGGAAAATAGAAGTGGATAAAATGACCATCTTATCCGGAGAAGATCCAACTCCATTTCCCTATAAGTGACGTGGCAAAGAAAAGTGTGAGGTATTAGGAATGACGTGGCAATGAGTAAGGGCAGAAAAGAATCTCACGCGAGCGGGAAAGGCCGAAAGAGAGGGCAACTGCCTAGGGTACCGGTACCCCCACACCCTACAACCGACCCCCTCCCAGTATGTCTCTCCTACGTGGCTCCCTGGGGCCTCAACCCTATAACTAACTGCTACATTCCAAGTTCAACACGTGTCATTGTGAGATAGTGTAGGTCCCATTAGTACGGACTTTGACAAGACCCTACGATCACATTACATTCACTCATGCTGTGAAATTCCGGCCAAGTCTCCGGCCGAAACAACCCACACACACCAAGTTACCAACCGGTGAAAAATTTACAAATGGAAACAGTTTTAGGaaattaaaagcaattttttttatttttctttgttttttgaaagtaaaaaagatATGTTGCTGAAATAATGTGCGCTTGTATAATGTACCTAAGCTGCTACAGTAAGAATTTCCTTGCTTTCCATTTGTTTTGAAGAGGGTGTTTCGATTTGAGGTTCTGAAATGGGTGGTTTTAATTTTAGCCAGAATTTTACTTTTGGAAACAAAACTCAACATTGACCAAACATGATCTGTGAGACGTCTGGTAGCTAAAAGATGAGAAGAATGTGCAGAGGAATAAAAGAATAGAGGGTGATGAAGAAGCTTCAGATGAGAAACtcagtagttttttttttaatttctgtttCTATACAGAGGAGGGAGCAATTACATTTCTCTCTGCAGCTCAGATTAGTGAGACACAAAACAAAAGCAACAGACCCaaatagacaaaaataaaaacaagaaaagcagAAACAAAGAGGAAATTAACACATCAGTAGTGTGTCCAAAATGGAGGAGACTCGCAGACCAACTCCTCCTCCTCCGCACCctcttctttcccttttttttttttttttggtgtgtaAAAAGAGCTATAACtcctctctctatctctctctaaAAACTGTTGGGAAAGAAGAGAATTAAAGCCAGAGAGCACCGGCGTCCTTGAGGAGAGGCACCAGCGTCCCATTAATATGGGAGGCCATGACTCTGTCCATTGCTCCGACGAGCTTCCCGCCGATGAAGACCACCGGAACCGCCGAGGAACTACCCAGAAGCCTCGTCAAGGCCTTCTCCATCTCCTTCCCTCTGGGGTCCTCGTCGAGCTCGTAGACCGTGGGGTTCACGCCCATCCCGCAGAAGAGCCTCTTAATGGCGTGGCACATACAGCAAGAACTGATGCTGAATATCACCACCGCATTCTCTGAGGCCAGTCTCTCTATGCGCTCCAATGGGTCTCCAACGCTCCTTGTTGGCATGTAGGAGCCCCACGATTCCGTCTGGTAATGCATACTGAACAGCTAAAAGGAAATAGAGAGTGAATGGTTAAACGTTTGACGAAATGCGTGAGTGAGTGAGAGCAAGTGAGGTGAGGTGAGGTGAGCTGAGCTGAGTGAGGAAACATGGAGGTGATGGTTGGTATTTATAGAGGGAGACTTCACAAAAGGAGAGTCCAAGGTAGGGACAGTGGGGGGGATTATGactcaaatataataatatttttaaagttctAAGCCTTGGGGTAGTTTTGTAATAATAAAGTTTGTTGTATTGATGAGAAGAGAGGCCTTTAAGAATAAATTCCATCTTtctcaaaatatataattatatacattaaatttttttaaatagactctcatttcaaaaaaaaccaaaaaaaaagccTTGAAGGGATTGGTCAGTTCAGTTGGTAGTCTTAATCAAGtcataaaaacacattttaaattccaatgttttttaatttaaagcaaaaaaaaaaaaaaaaaaaaaaaccaagagggaaaagagagagagaggggaggGAAGGAGAGAGACATGAGGAGCAGGCTTTATCAGAGGGGAGTTGTTGGTTAATAGACGGCTGTCCCCGTCCTTGTTGTCGGCACTACGTGATCAAAAAAAAGGGCAGAAACGTGGCCATCACGaacctttgtttctttttcgACGTGACCTTCATGCGCATTTCCCCCACTTGTCCCTCATTTTTCCCATTTCATCCCCGCCCCCCACCCCCCGGACCTTTGGCCCAGATGAAGTCGAATTTTTCCAATGGTCCCACCCTTCGACATGTGGCTTcatttcatatcatccatgaatATTCTCCTCATCTCTGATtctgttttttcctttggtttatCTTGGATTTGGACggtttctcctttccttttattGCAAAGAAATCTTTTTAAAGTTATCAGAAGAATATtactctcaaatttatttatgaatattgTGCAACATTGAGCATCAAACCAGATATATGAGGACAATGTCTATGTGTCTATCCCCTTGGGATCAGCTTTTCCACATTCAAGAGATGCCCATTTATCTGTCTACTGTCTCTAGATTTTATTCAATCAAACCCCCTTGGAACTGCTTTTCCTTTTACCCTCAACCTCTcccctaaaagaaattattttcactaaTCAGTGTTTGGCTATAATCATTCATGTGGGCCATGCCCAAGCTTTTcccaaatttgagtatcaagaGCCAGCAAATTAATTTCATGCCCCAAGTTCATTCTATATACATGTTTAGGCAGACCAAACTGCTACTCATTTTTTACTTATCTTAATTTGCAATTCAAAGATAGCACATTATTGCAAAATTGATGCTTAAAATTGCTAAGTCAATCTTTCTCGATCATGCAAGTCATATGGTATCATAGAAGCTATGTAGCTTAAGCTTTTTAGGAGACAATTGTTTAAGTGAAATGAAACCAATGTGAAATTGTTAATGGCAGGCCCAATGGGATGACGTTATGAAGATTAAAATCACTAATAAAGTAGTTATCATCAAATGAATGCGAGAACATTTATGGGGAATTGGGACAAAAGGGGCTTCAAATTTGCACAAATATGGTTGCCAAGCCACCAGTAAAGAGGTGGTGTTGCAGTCTTGCAGACGCATGCCACATAAATGCATAGAAAATAGACATGTTAAGCAGCAATGTCACATGTAGCACCCAGAACTTTTCAATGGATTTGAATAGCAAAGATGAAGATTAAAATACCAAGGGCTCTAAAAAGAAGGATGGTCCGTTCACAGGGATGTTCCTTTTAACAGAAAAGAAGATTACTCCATTTGGTATTTTGGGGGCCGTTTGGGGTTTTGGCACAGATAGAGGAGaggaggggaggggagggggggaCATGCAGATGTATGTTTGGATTGAGAGAAAGATGGAggcgaagaaaaagaaaatgatattattcGATTGTGCTGGTCGCCCTTTCTCTTTCCCACCTCATGTATACAGTATAGAGTACATTGGTACGTATAGAAAAAGAAGATTCGAGGCCCTGGTCCCATGGGATCATGTCTTCAACCTCTTTTaagctttttcttcttcactgGATTACCCCTTCTTGCCATTCAAGAGATGGGGATATGTTAGTTTCTGAACAAGGGTGGTCTGGGGAGTGAAAATTTGGACACTGCCTGGACTGTAACACACTGGATATGCCTGAGTAGTAAGTACTGGCCACTGCCCTCTCTTTTAAAAGTCTGAAACGCTGAGAGTTTAGAGTAAGACCTTCAGTTGTATGGCCGTACAAGCTACCCACAAGTCAACCTCTTCCATGAAGTGTTGGGTCCCATATATCtaacttaaatttataagaaattttgtataatatttGCAGGTATGAATAGCAAGTTAAGGCTAACATGGGGGTGATCATATCATCAACTTTTTATCTGTTCAACGCTTGAATATCCTCCCTTTCCCCTTCTTTTGTTCTTTGCCCCATTTCAGGGAAAAGGGGAAAATAAAAGGGAGTTGTACGTACCCTAAAACCAGGAAATTAAGGGGAGTATGAATCATGATCACAACCAAGGGTTTGGTGGAGCAGACATACGTATATAGATGGGTGTTGGCCATGGGAGCTAGCTCATGGCCTTGGTGACAGAATCCATCACAGGATGATGAGTCATTTTCATATTTCCAACTTTCATCCATTGTCCCCCTACTCCTGCTTTAGAGGGCCTTTCTCAGCCTTTTAGCTAGCATCACTGCTACTGCTACTGCTGCTGCTATATTTTAATCAGCCTTATCTACATGGGGTTGAATTGAAATGTTTCCCTTAGAAAAGGAAACCCTTGAGAAATATTGATTGTAAAGAATTATATATGAGCATGAGTGACGTATGAATTGTGGGCAGCTGGACATGTTTTGGGAGGGTGATTATGGTGTTGGAGAAGGCTTTAGGCAATGAGGAACATGGTGCCGCAAAAAAGCTGATAAAAATGAGGTGGTGTGTATGGTACAGAGTAATAAATATGGGTGATGCCATGCTGGTGCCACATGTTTtgacttttcaaatttcattttggaTTGATTAATTTGCCCTAACTGTCAGGGGGGTGTTTGTTGATCTTTGACGTGTCGACCCACAACTCCCTGTGTGGTTAATGAAAAATGTTGAACAGGGGGATTTAGATATTGTGCAATGGTTCCAAAAGAGAAATATTGGGGAAGGACCCCGAAATAGAAAACCTGAGGGGTTATCAAATTGAGGGAAGAAAATGTCATGGTGGCATTAGGCAGACAGGGAAAAAGCTGTGGCCAGAACacgcgagagagagagagaggggtggGGCGGGCGGCGTGTACGGAAGCAGCGGAAGGCAGAGAAAGAGAGGATGTGGGATGTGGGATGTGGGATGTGGGATGTGGGATGGGTGATGGGTGATGGGTGATGGGTCTGATCAGGGACTGAGTCCAccctcatttttctcattttactGTGGGATCTGGCATGCCCCATTGCCCATTGTCTATAGGCCAATGCACTCCCACAGTGGCACCCATGACCCACCAATCTCACTCACAGGCGGATGTCTGACGCAACACACCTTTTCAAAATACGACCAAACACAATCCCATTTCTCAATCCGCAAGCCTACCTCACTCTCTCAGTCAGCCGTTGACAGCAAAGCAGACATGACGGCTTTTCTCAGCCTTTGTTTTTTTGTGCCTCCACACCCACTCATCCCACCCAACCATTCTCCAACCCAACTGCTGACGTTAGCCCTCCACACTCCCCCCTTCCCAGTTGactgcttttctttttctttttctttttctaacttTTACTGCCATTCGCCACCCGTTTGTCGCTTTCCCTCTCGCATGGGGCGGTTTGGGCTTCAAAATCCAAAGCCCTTCAATGTAGATAAAGTTGAAAGGCCTGTGTATGTATTGGTATTGGGATCTGACGGTGATTTTGTCTTACCTTGTGTTTTGTTACTGTCCTTCAGGGAATGTCTCTCTGCCTCTTCTGCCTCTTGTTTCCTTACCTACCTACCTCTTTCATTTTCTACTCATTAATAACTTGCTAAATGGAACGAGGCAATGGCATGCATACCCTTGTGACCATGGAAAACGACACTGGAAATACAATATCAATAGATGCCTGCCCATTAACAGCCAAAAGTTTTGTAGGGAGGTTGAGACAGAGGACATTAGATTGTGGTGAGTGGGTTTAGAGACAGAGGGGACCCGGGGGCCACTCTTGTCTTGTTAAATAAGGTTTTCTAGTGTGGTTAAAGTTAAACTAGATGTCCTGTTCACTCTTGCtccaatatttttgtttgtggGTAATGGGTATGGTTGGTAGTAGGCAAAATTTTGCAACTTAGTTTACAATCCCAAaaccatggg
Above is a genomic segment from Vitis riparia cultivar Riparia Gloire de Montpellier isolate 1030 chromosome 14, EGFV_Vit.rip_1.0, whole genome shotgun sequence containing:
- the LOC117930956 gene encoding glutaredoxin-C1-like, whose protein sequence is MHYQTESWGSYMPTRSVGDPLERIERLASENAVVIFSISSCCMCHAIKRLFCGMGVNPTVYELDEDPRGKEMEKALTRLLGSSSAVPVVFIGGKLVGAMDRVMASHINGTLVPLLKDAGALWL